A part of Desulfobacter sp. genomic DNA contains:
- a CDS encoding ABC transporter substrate-binding protein: MKHLKLMAAALFLLLFSSTAFCVELTMYYPVAVGGPLTKIVDGLVNDFQAEYPDIKIKAIYSGNYTDTMTKAMTSLKGGNPPHLSVILSTEIFTLIDNDAVVPFDELVTTDAEKTWLNSFYPALMENSKTGGKTWSIPFQRSTIVMYYNKDAFRKAGLDPDKPPATWDELVAMGKKLVQKDADGKVTQWGIEIPSTGYPYWMFGALCKQNSEVLMNSLGTETYFTNPGVVEALEFWKALGRTHGIMPQGTIEWGTLRSAFLEGKTAMMWHSTGNLTAVKKNAKFDFGVAMLPAMKMRGTPTGGGNFFIFKKTSPEERRAALTFIKWMTQPQRTAQWSIGTGYLGTRPDAYETAALKAYVSGFPAAAVARDQLQYATAELSVHENGRIYKILNDNIQAALTNAKAPGKAMKDAQKQAERILKRY, encoded by the coding sequence ATGAAACACCTGAAACTGATGGCGGCGGCATTGTTTCTGCTGCTGTTTTCATCCACGGCATTCTGTGTTGAACTGACCATGTATTACCCGGTGGCCGTCGGCGGCCCCCTGACCAAAATTGTGGACGGGCTGGTGAACGATTTCCAGGCCGAATACCCGGATATAAAAATCAAGGCCATCTATTCGGGCAACTACACCGACACCATGACCAAGGCCATGACCTCCCTGAAGGGGGGCAACCCGCCCCATCTTTCCGTGATCCTGTCCACGGAAATTTTCACCCTCATTGACAACGACGCCGTGGTTCCCTTTGACGAACTGGTGACCACCGATGCAGAAAAAACCTGGCTCAACAGCTTCTATCCGGCCCTGATGGAAAACTCCAAAACGGGCGGTAAAACCTGGAGCATTCCCTTCCAGCGCTCCACCATCGTCATGTACTACAACAAAGATGCCTTCCGCAAAGCCGGCCTTGATCCGGATAAGCCCCCGGCCACCTGGGACGAACTGGTTGCCATGGGCAAAAAGCTGGTACAAAAGGATGCGGACGGCAAGGTGACCCAATGGGGCATCGAAATTCCCTCAACCGGGTACCCCTACTGGATGTTCGGCGCCCTTTGCAAACAGAACAGCGAGGTCCTGATGAACTCCCTGGGTACTGAAACCTATTTTACCAACCCCGGCGTGGTTGAGGCCCTTGAATTCTGGAAAGCCCTGGGCAGAACCCACGGCATCATGCCCCAGGGTACCATTGAGTGGGGAACGCTAAGATCAGCCTTCCTCGAAGGAAAAACCGCCATGATGTGGCATTCCACAGGCAACCTCACCGCCGTTAAGAAGAATGCCAAATTCGACTTCGGCGTGGCCATGCTGCCGGCCATGAAAATGCGGGGCACCCCCACCGGCGGCGGCAACTTTTTTATCTTCAAAAAGACCTCCCCCGAAGAACGCAGGGCTGCCCTGACCTTCATCAAGTGGATGACCCAGCCCCAGCGCACCGCCCAATGGAGTATCGGTACGGGTTACCTGGGTACCCGCCCCGACGCCTATGAAACCGCAGCCCTGAAAGCGTACGTGTCCGGATTCCCGGCAGCCGCCGTTGCCAGGGACCAGCTTCAGTATGCCACGGCCGAACTCTCCGTTCATGAAAACGGCCGGATCTATAAGATCCTAAACGACAATATCCAGGCGGCTTTAACCAATGCAAAAGCACCTGGAAAGGCAATGAAAGACGCCCAGAAACAGGCCGAAAGAATCCTGAAACGGTATTAA
- a CDS encoding LacI family DNA-binding transcriptional regulator, producing MSTINDVARLAGVSTATVSRVINTPERVRTQTRDRVFRAMKMCNYKYNALARGFATKRTNTIGMIIPNINNPVFAESTRGIQDYAEKNKIQMILGNSYYSRDMEKSLVKTFLEKQVDGLILTPANPKGELISALVRDNLPLVLLYSTIKKGPVSAVGIDNYKGGYAACRHLVDLGHRRIAMVAGKFSISDRSFHRWHGYKKCLGDHGIPYDSNLLVQTGYSLTGGRDCIKKLMGQEDPPTAVFCSNDYLAIGAMKGARELGIDIPGHLSVIGFDDIQIASYISPALTTISQPAYEMGRLGAEILFGHIQGQSEQENKACHKMLDFNLVVRESTAKL from the coding sequence ATGAGTACAATTAATGATGTTGCCAGGCTGGCCGGGGTATCCACGGCAACCGTATCACGGGTGATCAATACACCGGAACGGGTCCGGACCCAAACCCGTGACAGGGTGTTCCGGGCAATGAAAATGTGCAATTACAAATACAACGCCCTGGCAAGGGGCTTTGCCACCAAACGAACCAATACCATCGGCATGATCATCCCCAACATCAACAACCCGGTGTTTGCGGAATCCACCAGGGGCATCCAGGACTATGCAGAAAAGAATAAAATCCAAATGATCCTGGGCAACTCCTACTATAGCAGGGATATGGAAAAATCCCTGGTGAAAACCTTTCTGGAAAAGCAGGTGGACGGGCTGATCCTCACCCCTGCCAACCCCAAGGGGGAATTAATCAGCGCCCTGGTAAGGGACAATCTTCCCCTTGTCCTGCTCTACTCCACCATTAAAAAAGGGCCGGTGTCCGCCGTGGGCATCGACAATTACAAGGGCGGGTATGCGGCCTGCCGCCACCTGGTGGACCTGGGCCACCGGCGCATCGCCATGGTGGCCGGCAAATTTTCCATCTCTGACCGTAGCTTTCACCGGTGGCACGGCTATAAAAAATGCCTGGGGGACCACGGCATTCCCTATGATTCGAACCTCCTTGTCCAGACAGGATACTCCCTGACCGGGGGACGGGACTGCATCAAAAAACTGATGGGGCAGGAAGACCCGCCCACGGCGGTGTTCTGCTCCAACGACTACCTGGCCATCGGTGCCATGAAAGGGGCCAGGGAATTAGGAATTGATATCCCGGGGCACCTGTCTGTAATTGGATTTGACGATATACAAATCGCCTCCTATATCTCCCCGGCACTGACCACCATCAGCCAGCCCGCCTATGAAATGGGCCGCCTGGGGGCAGAGATTCTATTTGGTCATATCCAGGGGCAATCGGAACAGGAAAACAAGGCCTGCCATAAGATGCTGGACTTCAATCTTGTGGTGCGGGAATCCACGGCAAAGCTCTGA